Sequence from the Paramisgurnus dabryanus chromosome 3, PD_genome_1.1, whole genome shotgun sequence genome:
TGTAGAAAGTCTTCCAAGAATagttaaaaaatgttaaagctGCAAAGGGTCAACTGCATATTAAACCCTATATGGATTAAGAATGGGGTGTCATTCAGGTTCATGTGTAAATAAAGGCAGGTGTCCCAAAACTTATGGCAATACAGCGTATCAGCATCGGTAAATCTAAAATTTTCCTAACAATCATCCATCAGCTTCCCCATCTGATAAAGAGGCATGTTTCGGAGAACAGCAGAGATTATTCACATGTGCGTGTGTCATTTGTTTAAATTCCTCTTCCTGGTCTGGACGTAAGTGTATACTCCATATGCTCCACTAGTGGCCCTCATACTGTAAATATCATGTTTCTGAGAAATACGAGAGAAACGAAAGTATAACCAGTAATACTACTCCAAGGCAAACAATTCAGTTTTAAAGAAAAAGGCACCATCTATTTTGCATGACTGGAATTTCAGTTTCACAATGAGATCATTCAAACGAACCACACTTTCTGAAGAGTTCATCTTAAGTCAAAATCTTTCAAAGGTATTGTGATGTAAGCTGATGTCATTCTTCTTGTTAAATGAGCGAATCTGGTTGAGGATCTAGTTGATTCATAAAGTTTTCATATGTAAAGCTGGATCATATAGGCTAGACTGAAAGTACACGCAGACACTAGATGAATTTAATGTTcctttgtcatttttgacaaagaaGAAAAAATCTGCATGTAAGGAACTGCACACATGGCTTTGATGCTTAGATGTCCAATTGGAAATGTTTGCCATGAAGGTGTGTGTCATTTACTCTACAttctaaaaacaaatggtgctaaatagcactaaaagtggtttttGGCTTGTATCatataggggaaccattttaagtgccatattgCACAGATGAAGTACCTAGAAccatgtagaaccatatgtggtgctatatgacccccgtatggttcttcataggtgctatatagcactaaaaatggttcctctacgATTACGAGCCAAGagccacttttagtgctatttagcaccggttgtttttagagtgtattacATACATAATGCATGCAATGTCCGTCACTGTTGACAAGAAATGAAACTCAGGGATGAACGTTGGTTTGTTTGGTCTGTGGCTGTAGATTAATAATAGGCAAAGAGTTTCATTTACAGGTAATGCTTTACATAGCCAAATCTGTTCAGATCAATGTGCCACATTGACAGGGAACATGCATCACGTGCATGCCTAATTCCCAATAATCCCACATTCAATTCTGTGCATGTATTAAAagtcatcagaaaaaaaattgtggcAGACAGCAGCACCAGATAACAAGTTTTTACTTGTCTGCTATTCGAAATGCATGttgttataaataaatagattagTTAGTTTGGCGGTTAAATATCTGTCAAGTACAGGGTTAATTATTCTACCTCTCTCTCTTTACCTCACAATGCAAGGCTGTTATAAGACTTGTGGGCAgcctaaaaacacataataaatacagataaaaatgtatttcgtGTTCCCGTCTTAAGTTTTATTCTGGTTGATATAAATGTAACTTTAGCCGCTGAATTAACTTCTACGAATTGTGTCAGTTTTACAAGAGAGAGAACACAGTGCTATTCATGTGGTTCAGGTTGAAGTGGCGAATCCCTGATTGATTGATTTCAGAGAAGAGCTGAAAGTGAACTTATTTCCTGGAAATGGGCGGGGATGTTCTGTCAGATCGTAGTTTAAAAGCGCGTGCCGGATCACACTGACTAGAACACAAGCATGCACAGGAGCGCGCGGCAGCTCTATCTCGCTCTCTGAAGAAATCTCAAGCGAGATCAAACTGTGGAATAAATCAATGGGAGTTTATAAAATCCTGAAAGGAGTTTGTCAAAGTTGTATTGACTGCTCTTGGAGTTCACATTTGTTGACACGGTAAGTTCGAAACTTAAAAGCAAACTTTTCTTTTGTTTGTAGTAACTTGCGTAATAATGCAGTGTGTACAAACTTTGTTTATAAATGCATGAATTCTTACCTAACTAAAAAGCGAACATTATGTTTAATGTTATATATGCGAACAAATAGAAAACAGAATATGAGTTAATCTTGATCTATAAGAAATCTATAGAAAGATGACGTCATCCTAATCAAACAAGGCGCTTACCGTAAAAGAGGGTTTATTGCATTACAACCTCTACTGTCACGTGTAAATGTTTAAAGCGTTGCCTTTTGTCAATATTAATTTCTCCAATGcctgttttacagtaaaaaatgAAAGCGATggataaaatatgtacaaaccTAACTGTTTGGTTGATTTAATTGAAAGAAACCCCCCAGCAATTTGGGTTAAAAGAACCCAGCATAAGTTACCTTAACCCagagtttgtccatatttgacttAACCATGTGTTGAACCACCtcgtattttttatttaaatataagcGTTTAATGAATGCTATGGTTATTTGTAACTATGCTTGTATGGAGTGGCCAATGTATTAACTGTGTCTCTCACTTGCTCCTCAACAGACAAATGAGTCTCATCTAGATGACTTTCATGTGGTACGGCATGGAAGACCACACTGGTTGGTCTTTCCTGTAGGATGGTGGCGCACAGTTCAGTGGAAGGGAATCAAGGCACAGAAGAACCCAGAGCGAGTACAGACGCATCCCCAGAAGTCTCCCGATCCCAGCCCTCCAGATCCGGCCAGCACGCAGACTCCTGGCCCATATTCGAGACGCATTTCAGGCCTTTCAACGCTGAGAGAGACTTCAAGACAATCTCCAAGACCACTTCCATGTTGGAAGAGAGTGGCTTCTACTGGGGTCCCATGACTGTTGAGGAGGCCCATCATAAGTTGAAAAAAGAGCCAGTTGGAACTTTTCTCATCCGGGACAGTCGTCAGGTTAATGTATTCTACACGCTTAGTTACAAGGACACGAATGGTCCGGTGAGCATCCGGATTAACTTCAAGAATTCCAAATTCAATTTGACTGGCAGCAAGGAATCTTTTGACTCTCTTTTCAAACTGCTGGAATATTACGTCAAATCGCCGAAGAAGGCTCTGATCAGACCTTGCAGAAAAGAACCAGTCCAGTCTCTGCAGCAGCTGTGTCGCAGCCGGATTATCGAAACATGCGGCGGAAAAGACATCGACCGCATTCCTGTGCATCCAATCCTCAAGGACTTCCTCCATGCCTTCCCTTATCCGCTATGAAGACTAGACTTGTTGCATTAAAACGCTGCTGGAACCCTCTGGAGATACTTGATAGACTCCTTATGGTCCTGCTCTGTTTTAAGAAGCAGGCATCATTTTGTAGCACAGTTTGGAATATCAGTCATGAACACTGCTTTATGAAAGTTTACATTGTGTGTGAATGTTTACACTATACGGGAAAATTGTTTTTTTCCTTTCAATACATTTCTGCTATGCAGAGTGAAATATTACaaagtaatattttttatataaataataaatatatttgtgaaccatttaaacaaaaatctcTCCATTTCTAATTTTTCCATCGTTTGCTGGATCTTAACGCGTTACCCATATCAGTCATTCATCGGAAATGGTTTAAAAAGATTCAGTTCCAGTGAATCTACCAATAATctccaaaagttttttttttattattcccaGTAACTGGTTGTTTATTCTTTAGAATCATGTAGGCGAAAGCATCCTGCCAAGATTTTAACACACTGGCATGTCAAACATTTTTGTTTGACAAGTTTCCCAGATACAAGCCTCACCCTTTGCTTAACAAGGCTCGGTTGTCTTATCCTAGAACAATCCGTTCTCTTTAAACGGGCCTTTTGTTAGAACGTGACATCTCACGTCTAAGATATGTTACTAGTTTCAACACTTAATCTACCTGGATATCTGAAATGACACACAGGCAGGATTTATTGGAACTTTAGTCCAGACACTCTGTGCTTAACTAGGCTGATTAATCTAGGTAGTAGCGTGGTTGAGGGGTGGAGCTGTGGTGACCGTAAACTGCTTATGGTTCAGACAGACATTTACAAGAAATGAAGTGGGTTGTGATGACTGACGAGTGTGACGGGGCGGAGCCTGTGATCTCCAGAGATACTCATACACGGTATCAATATAGTGCTTTAACACCTCTGGCAGCGTTACGCAGAAAAATGACTAAGAACCAAACAATACACCAGCATCTGACGTTCACGTAAACTAGATCACTGCTTGGAATTCTGTACCACTTAAGGGAAGTGATACAGTATGTACTAACTAGTCAATAGTCATAAGATAAGGTCTTGCACTCTTATGTAACACTAAAAACTACGTTTTGAGTGTAGTAATACAAGTGTGTATTTTTACAGCTCTATAATAAATGTCTAGAATAGCCAcattaacaacaaaaacacagtaagatttaCTTTCTGATATAATCAAAGAAACATTTCTAATGAAATCATCTTATCATACTGTGGAAGGAAGAAGGAAATCGTTTGACGTACGCGGTCGGCTCAATTTATTGAGTTATTATTTATCGAGGGAATTCCCATAACCACTTTCAACCTCATGATATGCTTAACACAGAGATTACAGATTAATTTgacatttgtatgtttattttacaCATGAGATCACCAACACCATCAAGGAAATTACAGAGCGATAAAAAAGAACCCACGGAATTCAATTACAACGCCTCAGTCAATAAAGCGTCGGGTGCTGAGGTCGCCCAAAAGGCTTTTGCAGTGTTAAAACCTCTGTGAATTGATGTGGTACGGCTTTTATCTGTCCATCTTTCCTCGCTGACCTACAGCGACTAATACAAATGAAATCGCACAGTCATTACCAGGAACAGAGACAGTTGTGTTTCCATGAAGAGCCCTTTTAATCTCGATTACATCTGGCCTTGACTTACACGAGCGTGCACACAAACACAGTTCCTGAGATGGTTTGGAACCAACCACAACTCTCCACTCCACATGCTAACAAATACTGTACACACACAAGCTTTTGTGGGTATAGCATCGGCCCCTGGTTGGAGCTTAAGGGTTATTTACTCACTGGTCCCATTTATGACACATACACAGACAGAGAATCACGGGGGAGAAGCACCTAAACTGATTTAGAATAATCTGGATGACGTGATTGAAAAATATGATAACTGTAGTGAAGTCACATATTTCTTTCttcctaaaaaaaattattagaaaGAGGAACACGAGTTCGAATAATGGATTGGCACATGCTTCATTTtacaaaaatgaagaaaaagagAGAGTATTTTTGTGCATTACATCAAAATAAATGTTACCATGGAAACTCGTGAATGACACAATATTAAACCGTCACCTTTAAATCTATTTACGGCTATGATGCTTAAGACCCCTGGCAGTGGTTTTCAGCAAATTGACAATGCTTGAAACCACAAACCTAAATTCCAGGAAGGCAAGAGATACGGCTACCCACATAATGGTTACTATGACAACACTCATCTCTTGTCATCCCACATCAAGGCAGAAGGTCCCCATGGCCTTCACTGAGAACATGTGGGCAGGACTTCCAATTCACTGATTCACAAAGATAAATTTGTTTCACACTGACAGGACACAGAGACCCCCTTTTAGTAATCACCTCACCCACTTTTCCATAAGCGAGAAGGTGGGTTTAAAATGATCTCATTACTGTACGTGTAAAATTTTTATGATGATGTCCTCTAGATTACCAGTTATTGCTTAATTTGCGTAAAAAGAAAGTTTGCACCACCAATACTAAAATGCATACcgaacaccccccccccccaaaaaaaaggTAATTTTCTTACTTTCATACTGACTGAAAAGATAAGATTGTTAAGGAGTGACAGATGGACCATTACGTCTTTGTCCACATAATGAAAGTGGGTTAAAGGGGAGTCAAACAAGTTTGGAAAAACATCAGGGTGAGAAATAATGACagaataatcttttttttttttttttaagaaaatgtaagtGTCAAATACAAGTACCCAAGAACCCTTCTCTTAGCATTAATTAACATTAGCCAAATTTGACCCGTGGGTTCTCCTGGGTTAATACAGTACTAAATGTGTTATTATAGGACTTATTTAAAATTAGCACTCAGTTTTATACAATATTATGAAATATTGTCTTCATCCAACAAGAGGCCCCTGGCAATGAAAAGCTAGATCTGAGATGAattcatcagccaatcagagcagagaaAACTGATATGTCTGATAATATCATGAGTCACTGTGACATGTATTGTAGTAACCATAATCTATTTACAGTGAACAGTAAAAAAGTGCTCTTTTTTACAAACGAATGTACAATCCATGACAATAAGTGCTTGATTTTTCACAGAAATGCTTTTTAACAGCGAACTGAAACTTTTTATAAAGTCAATCAGTCAATAAGCAGAAGTGTGGCCATTGACTTACACCATTATGTCACAATAGAATAAAAGAACAAAAAAGCAAAGTCACTGGGATTTGATTATTAAAGGTCAAGATCTTTGCGTAAGGCACTATAGATCTACAAAATGCAGGAAGTCTCTGGGAAAACACTAGTCATAGCATTACCAGGGTCTCTTACAAATACCATTAAAATCCCCACCTCATCATAGAAGTGAGTGTACAGCCAGTGTCTAAGTTTTTCACTGGAAATGGAATTGGGAAGAAACAGAAATCCTAATAAATGAGCTCATCTACTAGAGTTAACAAGTAAACGTCTACAGCAGATCCAGTGCAGGAAGCTGTCAGTTTTTCAGTTTTTATTCATTGAAAGCTGCTTTGGAACAattaaacatttgtgaaaagtgcaatataaataaaattgaattgaaaagtaaggattatattttaagaaattaattaaaagaCCAAAGCATACATCAGAATAATTTATTGCATGACCTTGACAGCTCCAGTTGGTAAATTAATTATAACATTAAATCAGAAACAATTCTTTACACTGTATACAAACTAAGCCATTATTTttaagccttattttttttaaaacagacaTCCTCAAAATACTTAGCGGAATTAAATATATTGCTTTAACGTGGTAAATAAAAGTTAAATCCAGATAAAGCTATCAGAGCATCTGCGCCACACACTGTGAATGCACGTCTGTATGTGCTACCGTCTAGAAACCGAAAATTAATAGTTAGTTTCAGTCCATTAGTGGTAACAGACAAACCTTTTGAATCTGTaggaaaataaaattaaagcaTAACTACATCACACCAAGCTGTGATAATGTCCAGTAGAAATTTTTTATACAGACGTTAAAAGAAAACCTCATTGCCTCATTTTAAGTAATTAAGGTCatttaaagtattttaaagaaaacttaATAGCTAAGAGTCAAACTTAACAAACGTGCGAAGGTGGCAGTGACAGAAATTCTCAGAAAAAtaactttatatatttttaaatcagtgACATCATGCTCTGGACAAAAGAAACCTTAAAAATTGGCTGACATATGCTAGTCATACTGGATTATTTTTAGTGACACAAAATATTCTTTAAGTTATCATTTTTTTACAATCTCCGAAAGACAAAGGCTTTCTTAGTAATCCGCTGCTGAAGTGCAAATGAAAGTTCAGTCAAAAAAATATAACTTCAGAAAAGAGCACCGCTAGAcagacaacatttttttttatacattccTCAGTGTTAAGACTAGCAAAATTAAGCGGGCATGTCCCGCTAACCctctcattttttacatatttatataaacacaacCTTTCCCTGTTTGCCTGCTCAGTATTATAAAATCATACATACAAaatcattacaaacacacaatgaGGAGACAatcacacacgtacacacacacacacacacacacacaggctgTGCTTTTAGCAACTCACGTGACCATCAATAATTTCATTGTTCTTGTCAAAGCGCTGTTGTCTCACGAAATACATCAAAGTTGGAACCgcagtgttaaatcaacagAAGTGAGTATTGATAAAGTGGTTGCCTACACACGACGCCCTTAACCACTAGGCCAAAAGCATGTACAAACTAGCTTAACTAGCCTGTGCAGATTTAGGACACAATCAGTGATTGTGCAAAAATTCAGTCATGATGAATCTAAAGTACTGAAACGGCAAGGAATGACCAATCAAATTATTCctttttgaaaaacatttagGCTCAGAGTTTTAGGATTGTTAGTCTTTAGCCTCAGTCTATTGCAGTCTCCTCCTCAAGGTCAGGTTTGTCCTCTTGGTTAGCCGTGACGCCTGCAGAGTCCGTTTCGGATTCCTCCCTTTGAACCTCGACAGTTGTTGAATCATCAGGTTCTGCCTTAAGCGTCACGTCTGACGGTTCAGACTCAGGAGACACCTCCTCTTCCTCGAGTATGACTGAAATGTCTTTCTTGTCCTCATGCGTAACAGTTGGAATTCCTTCATCATCTTCTGCTGTCGCCGTCTCCTCATCCTGGATGGAGGACTGGGTGCTGAACGAGCGCAGGCGTGGTGGGTCGGCAGGGGGCAGTAGGGTCAGAGAGTCGACGCTCAGCGTTTCGGCATCATTGTCAGACAGGAGAGAGATGGTGGGCTGTGGCGCAGGGGTGAGGCTTGGGGCCAAGGCGAGGCCTGAAACAGGAAGAGCAGGGCTGGTCAGATTTAAACGCGTGCCTTTGCGGACAACGCACGTGCAGCAACTGTTAACCAAAGGCAAAACAAGCAAAAGGAAAACTGCATTCACACAACCCAGGGAAGCCCGAAAGTCAACATTGTTAGGTGATTCGTAACGTGTGCCTGTGATTTAAACATAATTTATCAGATCCACCAAAAATGTTAACCCTGATAATAGCAAAGAGGTGGAGACAGCAAATCCCTTGGTATCAAAACAATAGAAGCGCATATAAAAGGAAGTGCAATGGACACCAGACATGCAGAGAGCGAGACGGTGAGTCAGAGATTAGCAAAGCTGTCTGCTTAgataatgaatatggatgaaaATGGAAGAACTTGAATGACAGACTTTCAGTTAAAAGATACAAAAAGGGTTGAAAGTTGAAAAACAGGACAAAGCTTGCTTTTATTTGTTGACATTTATTTATTGGTCCTTTCTATAGCTGACCTTTACATCTGCTAATAACCGTCACTTACACTCCCAGTCTAAAGTTTGCTTCTCACGCtttattaaaggggccatggcacaagataagatgtcaaataaatcttataaataatttattatagcatgttaaaattgccactttgtaggtgtgtcctttaaaatgcaaatgagcaaattcaaacactgatcacaatattggtggtttgttgcaattgaaactcaattgtgctgtaaatttttttctctctctcttttttctgccctaaatggctgtgctgtggttggatagtgcagattaaggggtggtattattttaataagagctccttatgacatcataaggagggccaaatttcaacaacctatttttcATGTAGAgtatggtttaccaaaactaagttactgggttgatctttttcacattttttaggttgaaagaagcactggggactcaattatagcacttaaacatggaaaaagtcagattttcatgccatgtcccctttaagtttaactgactattaaagggatagttcacctgaAAGAAAACTTATGTCATCATGTACTAACCCttaaccgtgggttcacaccagccgtgtttgaggcgtcaaatttgcGTCTACCGTGTCTAGTTTGCTGTTTGAACCTTTTGAGCGTACTCGCTTTATtcacgcgtgaaattctagtcatggagacattcacgtggaaattcgcgtcatgggaggggcttctgcgactccgttagcattctgtaatcacgtcactactagagcaagctcctgattggttcacgctacactctaaaaaaacaaacggtgctatatagcaccaaaacaattgctttggatcgtaacgatagaagaaccattttagtgccatatagcaccggtgaagaaccagtgaagcaccagtgaagcaccagtgtagaaccatataggggccatatagcaccacatatggttctacatagcactatatggttctacacaggtgcttcactggtgcttcactggttcttcactggtgctatatggcactaaaaatggttcttctatcgttacgatccaaagcaactgttttggtgctatatagcaccgtttgttttttagagtgtaccgttctgcgctaaacgcctcattcgtggcgcgagacctccagacgcgcgccaacgtgtcttcacattgacttaaaatCGAAATCACTTGTGCTTGACGCCTCaaccgcggctggtctgaacgcagcataatgTTGAATGATTATGGTAAGTATACAGTTGGCGGTACCCATTGACCTCCATTGTAGAAAAAATACTATGAGAGTCAATAGGTACAGTCAACTGCATGCTTAcaatcattcatcaaaatattttttgtgttcaacaaaataaagaaactcatacaggttttgaacaacatTAGGTGAGTatataatgacagaattttcatttttgggtgaactatccttttaaagtTCCTAAAATTAATATTATAATTAAAGTTTCTTTCCTAAAATGATGGAaataggggtgaccccgaatagtcgaagattcgatgcatcgataggagaagcctgattcgactaccaatctcatagtcgaatcgtcgcagatgtgttatgaaatgaggatcatttaattttggccgtatgggtgcacacattatctgatttcacataaaacagctttctcacaatatattaatatactgcatattatgataatgctgcaaataatatgtgaagtagcagctttcaataaatattttttaaatgcgttaataaatccaacaacccctgtgaccggacttcacgtccataagaggtctctatgttattaaagccttgcctctttgtttcgacatttaaaagacaaagctggcaaattaaactatgtctttcgttcttttaataatttctatattttattttatttataaatcactttgggttatctgatttaactagttggcttgtgttttgtttccgtgcacttgagtcattttgcatatttgttctgcactttgttacttctgaccttattttataaaaaaaattgtatttattataaacgtaaattccgatctaatttaagtatgtaaattttggatagcttttcgttgtatggATGTTGCGCtgttgcgtgctggccatgcttgcgcatgtaatttagccgaacggttaggtgctctgcgtctcatatttaggagttcatcaaactaaacattaaaaaacggatgtttttcgacgagtataagtttttaaaatgtatttaaaacatatattgtctatcttaaagttaaactacaaaacaggtaagccgttttttttatttcggtgatgaaacggaaactagtatctgcaccgaacctatttctgcctgacacgaatgtctttcttgtgatttaatattatggtcagtcggtgttcactttcaaattatagcaaagagattcctgaaataaataatattatccggtctttctgtatctaaagttaaaacagaatcatccggtctttctgtatctaaagtgaatacagagatgatcaaagtcaaagcaagcaagcaggtatttctgtgttAAAATAATATCGCGTAATGTCTAtataatcattaatttcagtgtttttcttgttataaattaacgtttaatgaattgtatataaagattagtttttatcatttacagtcacaatcacaaattatttgtcatttctcatttgtcgggttttttttggtcatgactgctttgacgcgctatctcc
This genomic interval carries:
- the socs1a gene encoding suppressor of cytokine signaling 1a translates to MVAHSSVEGNQGTEEPRASTDASPEVSRSQPSRSGQHADSWPIFETHFRPFNAERDFKTISKTTSMLEESGFYWGPMTVEEAHHKLKKEPVGTFLIRDSRQVNVFYTLSYKDTNGPVSIRINFKNSKFNLTGSKESFDSLFKLLEYYVKSPKKALIRPCRKEPVQSLQQLCRSRIIETCGGKDIDRIPVHPILKDFLHAFPYPL